Genomic segment of Candidatus Protochlamydia phocaeensis:
AACTTCCTTCGGAAGAATTTCTTAAAATTAAAGATTTATTTCCTCATTTGAGGCGCCTTAATCTTGGTTGGACAGAAATTAACGGTTTAGATGGCTTGGCAGGGCTTTCGCTTGAAGAGTTAGATCTTTGCTCTTGTTTAAAATTAACTGCAGAAGAGTTGCATAAAATTAAAGATCTATTCCCCCAGCTTAAGAGCGTGAATCTGGTTGGAACTGCTATAGCGGATTCCGATCTATTAGGATAGTTAAACCTCTTCTTTATTGACAGAGGGAGATGCCGATCTTATTCAATTGGGGACAGGTAAATTTTCAATCTTGAGCAGTCATGCATGAAGAGAGGGCTTAACCCCATCCTAACTATTGAATTCTTTTGAGAAGGCCCAGTAGGGGAGGCATATTAGAGGTGATAAGGCTTCCTTATTTGGATCTAATCTCAGTTTAATAGACGAACTCTGCCTACTCTCCTTTCAATTTTCTTATAGCTTTTAAAAGGGAATTCCCTTTTAAATTTATTTTTATAGGTAATAAAGGGATATTTAAACCATTTATCTACAATTCAAAGGCTAAAATGAGAATATTTAACAGATCTTTAGAGTTGGTTTTGGCAAGCTTAACCCTCCTTCATCCATTCTTTAATCCAGTCGAGGCTTGTACGCGTATCCTCTATCAAGGTATAGAGGAAACAGTGATCACCGGACGGTCGATGGATTGGAGAGAAGACATGCATTCCAATATATGGGTTTTCCCGCGTGGGATTAAACGCAATGGGGCAGTAGATCGAAATCCCATTGCCTGGACATCCAAATATGGCAGTGTGACAGTTTCAGGATATGATGTGGGGACTGCCGATGGAATGAATGAAAAGGGATTCGTAGCCAATTTGCTATATTTGGACGAATCGGATTACGGAAAACCCGATGGAAGCAAGCCTTTGCTATCCATTAGCCTATGGGCACAATACGCGCTTGATAATTTTGAGACCGTTGCGGAAGCTGTAGAACACTTACGGCAGGAGCCTTTTCAAATTGTTACGTCCACTTTGCCAAATGGTTCCCTGGCTCAACTTCATCTGTCCATTTCCGATTCTAGCGGCGATTCTGCTGTTTTCGAATATTTGAATGGGAAGCTGGTGATCCATCATGGAAAGCAGTATAAAGTCATGACTAATTCGCCTTCTTATGATCAGCAACTGGCTTTGAATGCGTATTGGCAAGACATTGGCGGAACAACCTTTTTACCTGGGACAAATAGAGCCGCTGATCGCTTTGTGCGGGCATCTTTTTTTCTTGAAGCGGTTCCGAAGAAGGCCGATCCTCGCTATATAAGCGCAGTTCCCGATCAACGCTATGCTTATCAAGCCGTTGCCGAAGTGATGAGCATCATGCGTAGCGTCAGTATTCCTTTAGGCATTACAACTCCTGATAAACCGAATATTGCCGCTACGCTTTGGCGGACCATAAGCGATCAAAAAAACAAGGTTTATTATTTCGATTCGGCTACCAGCCCCAATGCTTTTTGGATTTCCTTATCCGATCTGAATTTTAAAGAAGATGCCTCCATTATGAAATTAGAAATAGCAGGAGGAAAAATTTATGCCGGCAATGCATCTGGCAATCTGAAGCCGGCCAAACCTTTTACTTTTCTTCCTGCTAAGCTTTAAAAGAGGGGACGATGTCTTTTTGATGTTATCGTGGAAAGGAAAGCGAGCAAACCGGCAAAGGAAATAAGGAAAAAAGTCCCATGGCATATTCGCTCATTTGCGCGACAGCCTTCTTTGTCTCTATTCTAACTTTATTTTCTGGATTCGGCCTAGGTACTGTACTCATGCCGGTTTTTGCCATTTTCTTTCCACTGCCCATAGCTATTGCTGCAACCGGCGTGGTGCATCTGGCAAATAACATATTTAAAGCTGTGCTGGTCGGAAAGTGGGCGAAATGGAGCATTGTTTTTAAATTCGGACTGCCTGCAGCTTTCGCATCAGCACTAGGAGCGTATCTGTTGGGATTGGTATCGAATTGGCCTTCGATTACAACGTACCATCTTTATACCCATGCCTTCCACATCACTCCTATCGGATTGATCATAGGAGTGATAGTAATTTTATCTTCATTTATGGAACTCATTCCTAGATTCTCCAAGTTATCTTTTCCTTCTCATTATATTCCGGTTGGCGGAGCGCTTTCCGGTTTTTTTGGAGGAATATCGGGATATCAGGGTACGCTTCGCTCGGCTTTTTTAATTAAAGCAGGATTAAAAAAAGAAGAATTCATTGGCACGGGAGTAATCTGTAGCATCATTGTGGATGTTATTCGCATCGCCATTTATGGATGGGCCCTTTACTCTAAAAAATTTGCCCATATGCTTTCAGGGGAGATGAGGGCTATTTTAATTGCCGCATGCCTATCTTCTTTTATTGGCTCTTATCTGGGGGCCCGCCTGGTCCATCGAATGACTTTTAAAGCGCTGCAAATCATTGTTGGCATCATGCTTTTGCTCTTGGGAGCGGCAATTGTCTTAGGAATTGCCTGAAATATCCGACTGAAATATAAGAAAAAAAAGAAGGAGAATAGCAATGGGGAAGAAGGGGTTTGCTCTTATAAGCGTTTTAACAGCTTCCTTATTTACCTTTTCAGGCTTATCTGCCGATCCATTCTCTGGCAAGCAGGAAGAGGAGGTTTCGCCCAATGAAGACCTCATGCGCGAACATGGGATTTTGAACCGCCTTCTCCTTATTTATCAGGAAA
This window contains:
- a CDS encoding linear amide C-N hydrolase, with amino-acid sequence MRIFNRSLELVLASLTLLHPFFNPVEACTRILYQGIEETVITGRSMDWREDMHSNIWVFPRGIKRNGAVDRNPIAWTSKYGSVTVSGYDVGTADGMNEKGFVANLLYLDESDYGKPDGSKPLLSISLWAQYALDNFETVAEAVEHLRQEPFQIVTSTLPNGSLAQLHLSISDSSGDSAVFEYLNGKLVIHHGKQYKVMTNSPSYDQQLALNAYWQDIGGTTFLPGTNRAADRFVRASFFLEAVPKKADPRYISAVPDQRYAYQAVAEVMSIMRSVSIPLGITTPDKPNIAATLWRTISDQKNKVYYFDSATSPNAFWISLSDLNFKEDASIMKLEIAGGKIYAGNASGNLKPAKPFTFLPAKL
- a CDS encoding sulfite exporter TauE/SafE family protein, which gives rise to MAYSLICATAFFVSILTLFSGFGLGTVLMPVFAIFFPLPIAIAATGVVHLANNIFKAVLVGKWAKWSIVFKFGLPAAFASALGAYLLGLVSNWPSITTYHLYTHAFHITPIGLIIGVIVILSSFMELIPRFSKLSFPSHYIPVGGALSGFFGGISGYQGTLRSAFLIKAGLKKEEFIGTGVICSIIVDVIRIAIYGWALYSKKFAHMLSGEMRAILIAACLSSFIGSYLGARLVHRMTFKALQIIVGIMLLLLGAAIVLGIA